Below is a window of Nicotiana tabacum cultivar K326 chromosome 19, ASM71507v2, whole genome shotgun sequence DNA.
GGTACTCACTATTTCAAGCAATCAGTATTCATTTTCCATCTTCATGTTACGGTTCATTGTAATTAAATTATGAATGTAGCCAATCTGGTAACTTTGAAATGAACGTGTTGAGCTAACTTTGTGAAAACTGTTGGTGTTATGTGTGTATTGGGCCTGGCCACTTTTACGCCGCGACTGTCCAACCCTGTTAACTGGAGTCCCTTGACTCCAATGCTAAGGCAGTGTTGCTCAAGTGTGGGCATTGCCTGAAATCCACGCGAACTAACCCCATTCGGCCCATTTGTTCTTATCACTATTTTGATCAAAGTCAGTAGTAGCCCACATTAATTAACCAACATCCTTTATACAGatttttaatttctatttcaattCAGGACCCTTTGAAAAAGCCGAGGTTCTATTTGAGTACTAGGTAGGGATAGCCCGTGCCAGCACGGGCCCAATATATTTGATATTtagcctttttctttttcaattgcaGCAATGATAGTAAACAAATCGAAATAGATAATCATAATCAAAAGAGTTTTCCATACAACATGAGCATaatctcatttttttatttaCAATATGTGCAAAAAGGACATAAGAACAATGCCTTTCAACAACCAAGTTTACTGTGTTTTATAGCTTCAATAATACTTCTATTATGTTCGTAACTTAAATCCAAAATCAGCATAAACCAAAGCCCTTGGGAAAGTTTACTGTGTTTTAAGTGTTAGAACAAAATTTTCAAAGGGTCCTGaattgaaatagaaattaaaaatCTGAAAAGCTATAAATAAATAGCCCTCAATTCCTAAGCCCCTCGCCTCGCTGCCAGTGTACACTGCTGCCTCTTATATCTTTGCTCTCTATATGATTATGTGCGGTTTCTTCAATTAAGAAAAATCCTCACCACTTAAAATTGATTGTACTTACAGTTGGTTTTGGGTATTTCACTGTTTGGTTCGTTTCTAGTTTGAGAATCCGGACCATCCCTTGCTTGTGCTTAAGAGTTCTTATTACTGACTGAACTTTGCCTTACTTGACAATTAGCTTGATTTCCTGTAAGAAATTGGGTCCGTCCTTTTAGTTTATgttgataaattagaattttttCCTTGTTTACCTTCAATTTCCATCAGTTTGTGTTCTTAGATTATTCTTACTGACTTAACTTTGTCTTTTTTTGCCAATTACTAGCTGTATGTTTCAGTTTCCGAATTTGCTTTGGCCTTTTTGACACTAGGGAAGCAAAACGAAATTAACAAAAGCTAGGATTCTTACTTTGTTGTTCACTTCAGTTTCAGACTTCAGTTTTATCGTGACTCCCTATCCTCGTCGTCATTGACTAGTCGTCTAGCGGTCCCAGCCGTGTCTCTTTCTAATCACTCGTCCAGGTAAGATTATGtatttcactatttttatttctttcgtTTCATCTTTAAAAGGAAGCTTTGTTTATTGTTTACTTTACTGGAAGTTTCGTTCTTTAATTGAAAGAGTTTTGTTTGCTTTCACTCGTGTTGTTTGATTTTTAATCTGCTAAGTTGCTGCTGCTTCTTACTGTTTTTAATGCCTGTTTGTTTATTCTCTTGTTTTATGTTTCTCTGAATAAAAACTCGTATTGTTTTGGCCATTTTCATTTCACGTGCTTTTGTGATTGAATTCTGATTCTACATCGTTTTAAATGAATAATTTTGATGATATTTTTATGGTTGCTAGTTGTTTTCTTTCTTGatcgttttaaaaaaaaatgtaaccAAGCCAGGTGTATGTTCTGTCATGTTGCTAAGGACTAAGGTACTAACAGGATATTCCAAGAATTACCTAATACTACTTTTTTTAGAATCAGTAAAATAaagaattaaaatattttaaaaaatccaGGTAGAAATATAAGGAACCAGAGCTGGTGTAGTGGTTGATAGGAGTTCTGCCAAACCCAGTAACATTGGCTCGGACTTGTATATATGTTCAAAAATTCACTAAATGAGTACATATACTAGATTTCGAACTTAGTAAATTAAATGGGCTGTGGTAGAATTGCGTACTCGAACCCATAATGTTTAAATACTAGATCCGCCTCCTAAAGGAACACTGTTTTCATGCTCGTCCTCCACCTTGTCACCAGACACTTCCAATAGTAAAAACGTAGTTTTACCCAAGTTGGAGCAGGATCAAAATTTGGGGGAAAAGGATTGGAGATTTGaaagaatcaaatctttttaATCAAACCTAACTTTACAAACCAAACCGAACTAGTTATTGTTTGGTTCGGGTTTGCAATTTTACGAAATCTGGCAAACAAGCTATCCAATTTTTCTAGAAATGGAACTGAAGATATCGATGAATGCCCCTAACTTCACCTATATCAAGGCATCATCTGCGggctatctttttatttttatttttataagttaTAAAATTAGAGTTTTACCGCAAGAAGTAGGCATATGTGAAATTTGTGATAACCTATATTTCTTTGATTTGTGAAGAAACCAAAACCTGGAGAAAAGAGAGAAACACAAAATGGGAGGGATCAGAAATGATCTAACTAACCAGCTTATATGATATATCACACACAATAAAAGTTGATTAGCTTCGATTCAACTATTTTAGATTTAAGCATGGAGCAAAATCATTCTTATAcaaataattttaacataaagAAAGTGATAGTAGCACAAATCCTTCTTATTATCGAGATCTTTAGTTTAACATGATGATACATTACTTTGATTTGTGATAACCTATATTTCTttgatttgtgaagaagaaaccAAAACCTGGAGAAAAGAGAGAAACACAAAATGGGAGGGATCAGAAATGATCTAACTAACCAGCTTATATGATATATCACACACAATAAAAGTTGATTAGCTTCGATTCAACTATTTTAGTTTTAAGCATGGAGCAAAATcattcttatgcaaataattttaacataaagAAAGTGATAGTAGCACAAATCCTTCTTATTATCGAGATCTTTAGTTTAACATGATGATACATTAGGTATTTCTAACTAAAGTTTCTGAAAATTTTCCCAAGGGCTTTGGTTTGTAGTAAGAGCGTCGAGCGTGATGTGCTAGGGTCACGTCATGGCACGTCACGAGTTCAAACTCTGCGGCAAACAAAAAGCTTAGTGTTTAAGTGGAGAATGGTAGAGGGACAGacccattatccaccgagtttcaTACTGTGCGCCACTAGCACTTGAAGATTTCTTGGTTATTATAACACTTATGTTTAATCCAGCTTTAGAAATGATCCATATAAATTCAGTGATGTCTGGGAAAGCAGAGATAATGCTAGTTTCTAGAGACATTCTTAAAGAACAAATAATAATGAAAAAGACAGAAAAATAATGTAAGTCTCTTGAAAAAGACAGAAAAATATTGTTAGTCTCTTGACTAATCCATGTCAAATTTTGGTCTATGGTAGCCTGGTAGGTGTGTGTGTTGAAACTCAAAACTTAAGGGGTGTATCTAATTTTAGAACATGAGTAAGGTATTTGGAATTTTGGCAAATCTAGAGGGTTGTCCTTGTATTCTGATCTAAATTTGCTAAAGGAGAAAAACGTAATCAGACATTTGGCCATAACTTGCATGGAAAGATGGGAAGGGGCTGTGTTATATTCTTAAACTGAAAACGATAGAAGAGTGACATGCAAACAGATAAGATGTACCTTCTTTAGGGATTCTAAGTATTATCTATTATGCAGTTATCATAGTGAgagaaatgataaaataaaacaaaaactacATTTACCATTTTTCTTGATTGGGAAAAAAGAGCGCACGAGAAAGTTTACTTTCCTAGATTTTCTTTGTGTCTGGTTATTAGGGCAGTTTGGAAATCTTTGGTTGCAGATATTGTGTCGTAGTGCAAAAGGATGCAGTCTCTGAAAGACATTGTACCGGCTGCATTGAACAATATAAACACAAAATTCATTGTCTTGGAAAAAGGGAGGATAGCTTTGGAAGGGCAACAAAAGATGTGTTTGGCACTGGTGGCGGATGAGACAGCTGCAGTTCACTTTCAGATGTGGGGTGATGAGTGTTATGCTTTTGAGCCTGGGGACATTATCCGGTTAGAAAATGGCATCTTCTCTTATAACCGCAACAACCTACTGATAAGGGCAGGTAAGCGAGGCAAGGCTGAAAAGGTGGGAGAGTTTACCATGGCCTACGTGGAGACACCAAACATGAGTGAGATACGTTGGGCCCCTGATCCCAGCAACTCTAAAATATATGTGCCAGAGGCTGTTATTTCTCCCTTTTCACGAGTGTTTCCACCAATGAGTTGAGTATCGGGCAATCTTCTTTCTAACAGGTGCCCTCCTTTAAACTCTCTTACTAGATGGTCGCATTTTTTCTAACTTGAGCAAAAAAGCATCTCAAAGGTCATATGGCTATAATCAACACCGAAGTAGGGAGTTACCCATTCGATGATTTCATTGGATATGATTTTAATGTGTTAGTCTATTGAGCGCAGATTCTTTTGAAGGGTTTTATGATGCAGTGTACTGATGATTGCGGGGATTGATTTCCAAAGTGTAAAACCTTTAGTTTTTTTCTGATATACCCTGCGCATTATAGAAAGTAATGCCTCTTTTTCTCTATTTGGATTGACCTGAGCCTCAGCCTCTTTTTCTCTGGATTGACCTGAGTCTCATCTTGTGTGTGGTTGTTTGGTTATCAGCTTACTCTGCTTCAATGTTCAAATGAATGAGAAAACATCCTTAAGGGTGtatttggtataacggaaaatgttttcttggaaaacaagtagtaatcttattcatttttcggtgtttggtttcgcaaattaaggaaaataacttctcaagagtattcataaataatttagatacaatattcatgaagccataaactttcgaaccaccTACCTTCCTAACCCATAAATTTGATAAACTTCTGAACCACTAAACTTTCGAACCCGCAAACTTTTGAACCCGTAACCTCTATAATTTCTAAACCTGCAAACTTCCAAACACGTAGAcctatgaactcataactttggaactcgcAAAATTTTGAACCTGTaaactgaaaaaatgaaaaaaccagcactgaaaatataagaaaaaaattgccgtggggtggggtggggggtagCGGTgacggaaaagaaaaaaaactgaaatctgaaaaaaaacTTTTTGGGGAGGGGGCGGGGTAGGCGAGAGAAGGGGGAGGGATGGGGTTGGGGTTAGATGTGAGAGTAGGTGGAGTAAACTATTTTATGCAACCAAAaagtgaaaaatgggaaaatattttccgtcataccaaacacaccccaaGCCTGGTAAAGTTTTCCTACCTAGCCCAAAAATGTGAAACATCTAATTTAATGAATTAATGTCACAGCTTTACCTAGATTCACTTCATCGAGCAACATAATGTGAAAATGGAGCCTCAAAAGTTAACTTGTTATATAGCTTGATACTTTGATAGTACTACTATATTtttttgcattattatttttgtactGATCCATTCAGGTTAATGGATGACTTAAAAGAGTTTTCTAtctttgatttatttccttcttctCTTATATCTTCTGCGTTATTCCTTTGGCGTTCCCACCCCACTTATTTTCTAGTAAAACCTTCTTTTCCAATTCCcctccccccccaaaaaaaatccGTACAAAGGGAAATGCAAATACACCCCCTCGTCATTGAAACAGATTCACTTgttctaaaaaaaataattaaaggaGAGAGTGGGAGGTACCTTGGAGTATTgggaaagaaatgaagaagatcAAGGACATGAAGGACCATTTCAATGTGACATTTCAGCATGTTCTAAGAGAGGGGAACTCAGTAGCAGATTACTTAGCTAACATTGCCTTTTCTAGTGCAGGTACATTAGAATTCCAACCATTCAATGAATTACCTAGTGCTTGAAAGACACTGATTAATCAAGACAAGAGTCAAATACCTAATCTAAGGATTAGGGTCGCAAGAAACAGAAATACTTTCCATGATTGACAATATTAAACTGGGGCCTAACATGATTAAGGACAGTTTTTACCTCAGCTATCAAATCATTGACCTGCTACACATCCCCACACATCAACATTTGGCTCTGAGGCTCACAAGCTGCAACAGATTGGAAGTTTGGACAAACAGTTGACTCCTTGGCAGTTGTTTTCTGTATTCTGCTATACATATTCAAGGGATGGTGGTCacatgatttttcttttttcttctataaaACACTTGGGCTGCTGGTGGTCAACTGCTCGAGGAAGATGGTTAGTTCTACAGCTGCAAGGAATGTTTGCAGCACGGGTTATCATTTTGCAGTTGATACATCAGTAAACAGGATGATACTGTCCAGCTTTGACACGAGGAGTACATCAGGCAATTCTTGGTTGGTTGTGAATGCTTCTGCACAAAACAAATGCTATGGATTTTGGCTAATAAATCTTCTTGGCTGCTGTGGCTACATCACCCAATTGACAACAAGACAGCAGCCACAACATTCATCCAATAATCAAATCCCAAGATTAGCCACTCCTTTCAGAAAAACCAAGAAGCTAAAATCAGAATTTTTAATCATAACATGTTTGCTAATGTCTGCACGTTCTATAGATAGGTTAATGCATCTGCTTGCAATGGATCCATTGGACATCTTGCTACACAATAGGGATTTCTCAGAAAAGATACATAGTGCAGCTGTGATTCTCACCTTCATCATCAACACAGGATATTTCCGCCGAAAAATCATGAAGCACACGAGCAGCAGTTGTTTGACAAACAGAATTTTAAAAATGGGAATCTATCATAATTGGTTCGAATGGCAGCATACACTGGCAATAACAGAACTGGAGATCAACTGGAGAGCATTCAAAATTGGTTCGATCAGGAATTTCTGGAATCCTTCAGCTAGTAATACAGCAGTAACTGGAAAGATACTATACAGCAGTTCAATCAGGAATGCACCAGGGCTTTATTGGTTTACTACAGCTGATCGTGCACAAAATCATCCCAATGTATCTTGTCAACTGATACTTCAATGCTACTGTGATTACATCATCTTCATGACCATCAACATGACAACCAAATCATACAATAAAAGCTGCATTACTGATCCTGTGGTTTGGAAGATACTACATAGCttctcagtggtattagcatggtaTCATGTTCATTCTGGGGGTGGTTTGATGACATACAACGATGACATACCAACAAGGCTGAACCCACAGCATTCCATCGACAATCAACAACCAATATTACTCACTGCTACCAGAACACAAAAGAACCTGGTAGCAGAATTTGTCCTACTAACTTGTTTGCTACTTTTTGCAGGTGGCAGATAGCTTCAGTTGGTTACTGCTTCTGCATGGAATGGATACAATTGACATTGTGCTACAAGTTATTTTTTCTCCAGCAAGAATACATAAGTATTTGCAATTGAGCATCTCCCAATACCAGTGGCGAAGCCAGGAAATTCAACAAGGGTGTTCAAACCTTTGCATTTGGGCTATGTaagggtgttcaaagtctatttttaatcaataacaaataatattttaccttatacggaGTATAATTTTCTGGCGACCCTTGGTTGCACCCCAATACATCAACAGACAAAATTTCCTTAGAAATATCAGGCTGGAATCGAGCAGGAGCTGTTGGAGAACAGAGAATTCCCAGCAACATGGAACAATACAGTTAAAGCACAACACATTTGGTTTTGGAGTTGTTGAATGTCTGTCTCTGGTTGTGTCAATTCACAGTTGGTATAAATATAATAACATGCACATTGTGGGGGCTGATATATAAATTACAACATCAATACTTCAACATGGTTTCAGTACAAATCGATAAGTACTCATTGAGGCTGCAACTGCATGTATGCTTCTGCGACTACTTCAACAGAGCAATATTACACAGGAAGAACAAGTACTACTGTTTCTGCCCAACACCTCTCAACTGCTTAAGGTATTTTGAAGATATTAACTGTATGTATCTTTTCGAATCAATTCCTAGAGGTATTAGCATGTTACCATACTCATTCTGGGTTTGGTTAGAGAAATTACATCAACAATACTTTAACAAGGCAGCATTCAATACACAACAGGAAGCTCATTGGTCAGAGGCACTTAAATATGGGTTGTTGGTAGAATGTACCACTGAAAAAAGGATCTACAGCAACGAAATCTCAAACACATGAGTCCTGTATCAACAATACTGCTGGAAGTATTCAGCCACAAACTGAAGATGTCCGAAATGCTTTGCTTTGCAAATAgtgtatttatacatatatactcCTTTGTATTGCAACAAATGGCGTCTGGTGAGAGCTTTGAAGGCGCTACAACAAATTG
It encodes the following:
- the LOC142161602 gene encoding uncharacterized protein LOC142161602, which gives rise to MQSLKDIVPAALNNINTKFIVLEKGRIALEGQQKMCLALVADETAAVHFQMWGDECYAFEPGDIIRLENGIFSYNRNNLLIRAGKRGKAEKVGEFTMAYVETPNMSEIRWAPDPSNSKIYVPEAVISPFSRVFPPMS
- the LOC107818711 gene encoding uncharacterized protein LOC107818711; its protein translation is MVSSTAARNVCSTGYHFAVDTSVNRMILSSFDTRSTSGNSWLVVNASAQNKCYGFWLINLLGCCGYITQLTTRQQPQHSSNNQIPRLATPFRKTKKLKSEFLIITCLLMSARSIDRLMHLLAMDPLDILLHNRDFSEKIHSAAVILTFIINTGYFRRKIMKHTSSSCLTNRILKMGIYHNWFEWQHTLAITELEINWRAFKIGSIRNFWNPSASNTAVTGKILYSSSIRNAPGLYWFTTADRAQNHPNVSCQLILQCYCDYIIFMTINMTTKSYNKSCITDPVVWKILHSFSVVLAWYHVHSGGGLMTYNDDIPTRLNPQHSIDNQQPILLTATRTQKNLVAEFVLLTCLLLFAGGR